In Thunnus thynnus chromosome 13, fThuThy2.1, whole genome shotgun sequence, the following proteins share a genomic window:
- the LOC137196106 gene encoding histone H3, with the protein MARTKQTARKSTGGKAPRKQLATKAARKSAPATGGVKKPHRYRPGTVALREIRRYQKSTELLIRKLPFQRLVREIAQDFKTDLRFQSSAVMALQEASEAYLVGLFEDTNLCAIHAKRVTIMPKDIQLARRIRGERA; encoded by the coding sequence ATGGCAAGAACCAAGCAGACCGCCCGTAAATCCACCGGAGGCAAAGCCCCCAGGAAGCAGCTGGCCACCAAGGCTGCCCGTAAGAGCGCCCCGGCCACCGGCGGCGTCAAGAAGCCTCACCGTTACAGGCCCGGTACCGTGGCTCTGAGAGAGATCCGTCGCTACCAGAAATCCACCGAGCTGCTGATCCGCAAGCTGCCCTTCCAGCGCCTGGTGAGGGAGATCGCTCAGGACTTCAAGACCGACCTGCGCTTCCAGAGCTCCGCTGTCATGGCTCTGCAGGAGGCCAGCGAGGCTTACCTGGTCGGCCTGTTCGAGGACACCAATCTGTGCGCCATCCACGCCAAGAGGGTCACCATCATGCCCAAAGACATCCAGCTGGCCCGCCGCATCCGCGGAGAGAGAGCTTAA